The genome window TAACCAATCCTATGGAGGTGATATACAAATGAAATTGAAAGAATTAACCATATCAAAGGCATTGCTTGAAGTATGGGAATGGAAGGATGAAGTATATAAGGATATTAAGGATAAAACTTTTGAGGGAAAGCAGAAGTATTATCAGGAAGGGATAGAGGAAGCGGTAAAAAGATTAAAGGGGAAGTTAATAAGTAATTCAGATGGAAGCTATTCGATTGTCAAATTCTCCAACCCGGACAATAGGATTTAATATGGATACTGAATCTACCCCAATGATAACCCCATCTGAGGTAATAGAGCATCTATTTTGCCCGCGTTTTACCTATTTTATGAATTGCTTAAAGATACCCCAGCATGAAGAGCAAAGATATAAGGTGCTAAAAGGTAGGGAACTACATTCTAAACGAGAGCAAGAAAACAGAGAATACTTGCGTAAAAGGATAGGATGTATTGGCAAAGAGATATTAGTTTATTTAGCCTCGCCAACACTACGGGTGCGTGGGATTGTTGATGAGGTATTGACACTGGCTGATGGTAGTATGTCACCCATTGATTATAAATATACCGAGTTTAAGAATTATCTATTTCAGACACATAAGATTCAATCGGTAATTTATGCGATGTTGATAAAAGAGATATATCAGAAGCCGGTCAACGAAGGTTATATCTGTTATGTGCGAAGTGGTAATACCTTAAAAAAATACTTTACAAACCAGAAGATTTTGTGGATACTAAAGATATAATCGAGGAGATCTTTCAGGTGATTATAAAGGGCTATTATCCAAAGAAGACCCCTTACCCCAATAAATGTGTTGACTGTTGTTACAAAAATATTTGTGTGTGAATTGTACGAAAAAGGTAACCGTTCAGGGATATAGC of bacterium contains these proteins:
- the cas4 gene encoding CRISPR-associated protein Cas4, which encodes MSNSPTRTIGFNMDTESTPMITPSEVIEHLFCPRFTYFMNCLKIPQHEEQRYKVLKGRELHSKREQENREYLRKRIGCIGKEILVYLASPTLRVRGIVDEVLTLADGSMSPIDYKYTEFKNYLFQTHKIQSVIYAMLIKEIYQKPVNEGYICYVRSGNTLKKYFTNQKILWILKI